Proteins encoded within one genomic window of Streptomyces taklimakanensis:
- a CDS encoding TAXI family TRAP transporter solute-binding subunit has protein sequence MVPPSARRLGKRPSTAAVAVVAALALLLWWLLPGGGSAPSGSLVFTTGVPGGVYERYGELLRQQLGRDLPEVEVSLLPSEGSVQNIDRLVSGEASFTIAAADAVAAHLEEDRPGADRLRACARLYDDYIQLVVPADSPVREAADLKGLRVGLGQERSGVNLIAGRLLRAAGLDPKRDVRPVLEGIDRMPELLVREELDAFFWSGGLPTGAIAELADTADVRLVPLGDLVPALHSRAPETRSSYRAALMPADAYPKIRNSRAVETIAVANLLVTVEGTDDALTEGVTRSVINSRDRIGREVHAAQKVDLRTAIYTHPLPLHSGAERYYRSVKS, from the coding sequence ATGGTCCCACCGTCCGCCCGCCGCCTCGGGAAGCGGCCGTCGACCGCCGCCGTCGCGGTCGTGGCCGCGCTGGCGCTGTTGCTGTGGTGGCTGCTGCCCGGCGGCGGATCGGCTCCGAGCGGTTCGCTGGTGTTCACCACGGGTGTCCCGGGCGGGGTGTACGAACGTTACGGGGAGCTGCTCAGGCAGCAGCTGGGCCGCGACCTGCCCGAGGTCGAGGTGTCCCTGCTGCCCAGCGAGGGCTCGGTGCAGAACATCGACCGGCTGGTCTCCGGCGAGGCGTCGTTCACCATCGCCGCCGCCGACGCGGTGGCGGCCCACCTGGAGGAGGACCGGCCGGGCGCGGACCGGCTGCGGGCCTGCGCGCGCCTGTACGACGACTACATCCAGCTCGTCGTCCCGGCCGACTCGCCGGTGCGCGAGGCCGCGGACCTAAAGGGGCTGCGGGTCGGGCTCGGGCAGGAGCGCTCCGGCGTCAACCTGATAGCCGGACGGCTGCTGCGGGCCGCGGGCCTGGATCCGAAGCGGGACGTCCGCCCGGTGCTCGAGGGCATAGACCGGATGCCGGAGTTGCTGGTGCGGGAGGAGTTGGACGCCTTCTTCTGGTCCGGCGGCCTGCCCACCGGCGCGATCGCGGAGCTCGCCGACACCGCCGACGTCCGCCTGGTGCCGCTCGGCGACCTGGTGCCCGCGCTGCACTCCCGGGCGCCCGAGACCCGTTCCTCCTACCGGGCCGCGCTGATGCCGGCCGACGCCTACCCGAAGATCCGGAACAGCAGGGCCGTCGAGACGATCGCGGTGGCGAACCTGCTGGTGACGGTGGAGGGAACGGACGACGCGCTGACCGAGGGCGTGACCCGCTCGGTGATCAACAGCCGCGACCGCATCGGCCGCGAGGTGCACGCGGCGCAGAAGGTCGATCTGCGCACGGCCATCTACACCCATCCGCTCCCGTTGCACAGCGGCGCCGAGCGCTACTACCGCTCCGTCAAGTCCTGA
- the miaB gene encoding tRNA (N6-isopentenyl adenosine(37)-C2)-methylthiotransferase MiaB, which translates to MSAKTYQVRTYGCQMNVHDSERLSGLLEDAGYVRAPGDADDADVVVFNTCAVRENADNKLYGNLGHLAPKKASRPGMQIAVGGCLAQKDRDTIVERAPWVDVVFGTHNIGSLPALLERARVRREAQVEIAESLEAFPSTLPTRRESAYAAWVSISVGCNNTCTFCIVPALRGKEKDRRPGDILAEVEALVAEGVTEITLLGQNVNAYGSDIGDREAFSKLLRACGRIEGLERVRFTSPHPRDFTDDVIAAMAETENVMPQLHMPLQSGSDRVLRAMRRSYRQERYLGIIEKVRAAIPDAAISTDIIVGFPGETEEDFEQTLHVVREARFAQAFTFQYSKRPGTPAAEMAGQVPKEVVQERYERLVALQEEISWAENRKQVGRVLEVMVAEGEGRKDGATRRLSGRAPDNRLVHFTRPEDSVPRPGDMATVEVTYAAPHHLLAEGPVLGVRRTRAGEAWERRNASPAPQSKGVMLGLPTVGVPEPLPAAPDGCGTC; encoded by the coding sequence ATGAGTGCGAAGACTTACCAGGTGCGCACCTACGGGTGCCAGATGAACGTCCACGACTCCGAGCGCCTGTCGGGCCTGCTGGAGGACGCGGGCTATGTCCGGGCCCCGGGGGACGCCGACGACGCCGACGTGGTCGTCTTCAACACCTGCGCGGTGCGGGAGAACGCCGACAACAAGCTGTACGGCAACCTCGGCCACCTCGCCCCGAAGAAGGCGTCCCGGCCGGGCATGCAGATCGCGGTCGGCGGTTGCCTGGCGCAGAAGGACCGCGACACCATCGTGGAGCGGGCGCCCTGGGTCGACGTGGTCTTCGGCACCCACAACATCGGGAGCCTGCCCGCGCTGCTGGAACGCGCCCGCGTCCGGCGGGAGGCGCAGGTGGAGATCGCCGAGTCGCTGGAGGCGTTCCCCTCCACGCTGCCGACCCGGCGCGAGAGCGCGTACGCGGCCTGGGTCTCCATCTCGGTCGGCTGCAACAACACCTGCACCTTCTGCATCGTCCCCGCCCTGCGCGGCAAGGAGAAGGACCGCCGCCCCGGCGACATCCTCGCCGAGGTCGAGGCGCTGGTGGCCGAGGGCGTCACCGAGATCACCCTCCTCGGGCAGAACGTCAACGCCTACGGGTCCGACATCGGCGACCGCGAGGCGTTCTCCAAGCTGCTGCGTGCCTGCGGGAGGATCGAGGGGCTGGAGCGGGTCCGCTTCACCTCCCCGCACCCGCGCGACTTCACCGACGACGTCATCGCCGCCATGGCCGAGACGGAGAACGTGATGCCGCAGCTTCACATGCCGCTGCAGTCCGGCTCCGACCGCGTGCTGCGGGCGATGCGCCGCTCCTACCGGCAGGAGCGCTACCTGGGGATCATCGAGAAGGTGCGGGCCGCCATCCCGGACGCGGCGATCTCCACCGACATCATCGTGGGCTTCCCCGGCGAGACCGAGGAGGACTTCGAGCAGACCCTGCACGTGGTGCGCGAGGCCCGCTTCGCGCAGGCGTTCACCTTCCAGTACTCCAAGCGCCCCGGGACCCCGGCGGCGGAGATGGCCGGACAGGTCCCCAAGGAGGTCGTGCAGGAGCGCTACGAGCGCCTGGTCGCCCTCCAGGAGGAGATCTCCTGGGCGGAGAACAGGAAGCAGGTCGGCCGGGTGCTGGAGGTCATGGTCGCCGAGGGCGAGGGCCGCAAGGACGGGGCCACCCGGCGGTTGTCCGGCCGAGCCCCCGACAACCGGCTGGTCCACTTCACCCGCCCCGAGGACTCGGTGCCGCGGCCCGGCGACATGGCCACCGTCGAGGTCACCTACGCCGCTCCGCACCACCTGTTGGCCGAGGGGCCGGTGCTGGGAGTGCGTCGCACCCGCGCGGGGGAGGCATGGGAGCGGCGCAACGCCTCGCCCGCGCCGCAGAGCAAGGGCGTGATGCTGGGGCTGCCGACCGTCGGTGTTCCCGAGCCGCTGCCCGCCGCGCCGGACGGCTGTGGCACCTGCTGA
- a CDS encoding class III extradiol dioxygenase subunit B-like domain-containing protein yields the protein MLVAAAVCPCPPLLVPEVAGGAAHEMDDARAACYDAIAVLAAARPDRLVVVGPAAPAGRGRHPGGAVGSFKPFGVDLEVVLGAGEPADRPLPPSLTVGAWLLGRTEWGAAPVEGLGVAEPLPGDRCAAVGREVAAGPERTALLVMGDGTICRTVKAPGYFDERAAGFDAAAARALGSADVEALLELDEETAYELGASGRACWQVLAGAARGAGLEGHLLYDQAPYGVGYLVASWS from the coding sequence ATGCTTGTCGCCGCCGCCGTGTGCCCTTGTCCGCCCCTGTTGGTGCCCGAGGTCGCGGGGGGCGCCGCCCACGAGATGGACGACGCCCGGGCCGCCTGCTACGACGCGATCGCCGTGCTGGCCGCCGCCCGGCCCGACCGGCTCGTCGTCGTCGGGCCCGCCGCCCCGGCGGGCCGGGGCAGACACCCCGGCGGTGCCGTCGGTTCCTTCAAGCCCTTCGGTGTCGATCTGGAGGTCGTCCTCGGCGCGGGGGAGCCGGCCGACCGTCCGCTTCCACCGTCACTGACCGTGGGCGCCTGGCTGCTCGGGCGCACGGAGTGGGGCGCGGCCCCCGTGGAGGGCCTCGGGGTGGCCGAGCCGCTGCCGGGGGACCGGTGCGCGGCCGTCGGACGCGAGGTGGCGGCCGGCCCCGAGCGGACGGCCCTGCTGGTGATGGGGGACGGCACCATCTGCCGGACGGTGAAGGCCCCCGGCTACTTCGACGAGCGCGCCGCCGGCTTCGACGCGGCCGCCGCCCGAGCCCTGGGGTCGGCCGACGTCGAGGCGCTGCTGGAACTCGACGAGGAGACGGCCTACGAGCTGGGGGCGTCCGGGCGGGCCTGCTGGCAGGTGCTGGCCGGTGCGGCGCGGGGAGCCGGGCTGGAGGGGCACCTGCTGTACGACCAGGCGCCGTACGGCGTCGGTTACCTGGTGGCGAGCTGGTCGTAG
- a CDS encoding antitoxin has product MGFKDKVKGMMSQHGDKADRGVEKAGDAVDERTGGKHRRHIDTGTDKARKTRKRMTRDEGEGGTGGPAA; this is encoded by the coding sequence ATGGGCTTCAAGGACAAGGTCAAGGGCATGATGAGCCAGCACGGCGACAAGGCCGACCGGGGCGTCGAGAAGGCCGGGGACGCCGTCGACGAGAGGACCGGGGGCAAGCACCGGCGCCACATCGACACCGGCACCGACAAGGCCCGGAAGACCAGGAAGCGGATGACCCGCGACGAGGGCGAGGGCGGCACCGGCGGCCCCGCCGCCTGA
- the miaA gene encoding tRNA (adenosine(37)-N6)-dimethylallyltransferase MiaA has translation MSSPPSTPRVITVVGPTAAGKSDLGVFLARHLGGEVINADSMQLYRGMDIGTAKLTPEERQGVPHHLLDVWDVTVTASVAEYQRLARAEIDRLLARGRTPVLVGGSGLYVRGAIDALEFPGTDPTVRARLEAELAEHGSGPLHARLAAVDPEAARAILPGNGRRIVRALEVVEITGRPFTANLPGPDPVYETLQIGVHVERPELDERIARRVDRMWEAGLVEEVRELEREGLREGRTASRALGYQQVLAALAGECTDEEARAETVRATKRFARRQASWFRRDPRVHWLSGAAEHRDALPGRALALLERAVTA, from the coding sequence GTGAGCAGCCCACCCTCCACCCCCCGTGTCATCACCGTGGTCGGCCCCACCGCGGCCGGGAAGTCCGACCTCGGGGTCTTCCTCGCCCGGCACCTGGGCGGCGAAGTGATCAACGCCGATTCCATGCAGCTCTACCGCGGCATGGACATCGGCACCGCCAAGTTGACGCCCGAGGAGCGACAGGGCGTCCCCCACCACCTCCTGGACGTCTGGGACGTCACGGTCACCGCCAGCGTCGCCGAGTACCAACGGCTGGCCCGCGCCGAGATCGACCGCCTGCTCGCGCGGGGGCGCACCCCGGTGTTGGTGGGCGGCTCGGGCCTGTACGTGCGCGGTGCCATCGACGCCCTGGAGTTCCCCGGCACCGACCCGACGGTGCGGGCCCGGCTGGAGGCCGAACTGGCCGAGCACGGCTCCGGACCCCTGCACGCCCGGCTCGCCGCGGTCGATCCCGAGGCCGCCCGCGCGATCCTGCCCGGCAACGGGCGCCGGATCGTCCGCGCGCTGGAGGTCGTCGAGATCACCGGCCGTCCCTTCACCGCCAACCTCCCCGGCCCCGATCCCGTCTACGAGACCCTCCAGATCGGGGTTCACGTCGAGCGCCCGGAGCTGGACGAACGGATCGCCCGCCGCGTGGACCGCATGTGGGAGGCGGGACTGGTCGAAGAGGTGCGCGAACTGGAGCGCGAAGGCCTGCGCGAGGGGCGCACGGCCTCCCGCGCCCTGGGCTACCAGCAGGTGCTGGCCGCGCTGGCCGGTGAGTGCACCGATGAGGAGGCGCGGGCCGAGACCGTGCGCGCCACCAAGCGGTTCGCCCGCCGGCAGGCCTCCTGGTTCCGCCGTGATCCACGCGTGCACTGGCTCAGTGGAGCGGCCGAGCACCGTGACGCCCTCCCCGGGCGCGCCCTGGCGCTCCTCGAACGGGCGGTCACAGCCTGA
- the dapF gene encoding diaminopimelate epimerase, producing the protein MDSSAPVRFLKGHGTENDFVIIPDPDGTLDPSPEAVARLCDRRAGIGGDGLLRVVRSAVHPEARGMADEAEWFMDYRNADGSVAEMCGNGVRVFARHLQRAGLAGAGDLAVATRAGVRRVHLAKDGDVTVHMGAARLPAGADPSVTVTVGGRDWPARNVSMGNPHAVAFVDDLDHAGDLLTAPAVTPAEAYPEGVNVEFVVDRGRRHVALRVHERGSGETRSCGTGACAVMVAAARRDGVDPATEGVPVSYTVDVPGGRLVITEHPDGGVEMTGPAVIVAEGTIDPDWFAAPGKGGHSNE; encoded by the coding sequence GTGGACAGCTCTGCCCCCGTGCGGTTCCTCAAGGGACACGGCACCGAGAACGACTTCGTGATCATCCCCGACCCCGATGGGACGCTGGACCCGTCTCCCGAGGCCGTGGCCCGACTGTGCGACCGGCGCGCGGGCATCGGCGGCGACGGACTGCTGCGCGTGGTGCGCTCCGCCGTCCACCCCGAGGCGCGGGGAATGGCCGACGAGGCCGAGTGGTTCATGGACTACCGCAACGCCGACGGCAGTGTCGCGGAGATGTGCGGCAACGGCGTACGGGTCTTCGCGCGCCACCTCCAGCGTGCCGGGCTGGCCGGAGCCGGCGATCTCGCCGTCGCCACCCGGGCGGGCGTGCGCAGGGTGCACCTGGCCAAGGACGGCGACGTCACCGTCCACATGGGCGCCGCCCGGCTGCCCGCCGGAGCCGATCCGTCGGTCACCGTCACCGTCGGCGGACGCGACTGGCCGGCGCGCAACGTCAGCATGGGCAACCCGCACGCCGTCGCCTTCGTCGACGACCTCGACCACGCCGGCGACCTCCTCACCGCCCCCGCCGTCACCCCGGCCGAGGCCTATCCCGAGGGCGTCAACGTGGAGTTCGTCGTCGACCGCGGCCGGCGCCACGTGGCCCTGCGGGTGCACGAGCGCGGTTCGGGCGAGACCCGTTCGTGCGGTACGGGCGCCTGCGCGGTCATGGTCGCCGCCGCCCGGCGCGACGGCGTCGATCCGGCGACCGAGGGCGTTCCGGTCTCCTACACCGTCGACGTGCCCGGCGGGCGCCTGGTGATCACCGAACACCCGGACGGCGGTGTCGAGATGACCGGCCCCGCCGTGATCGTCGCCGAGGGCACCATCGACCCCGACTGGTTCGCCGCCCCCGGGAAGGGCGGCCACTCGAACGAGTGA
- a CDS encoding RelA/SpoT family protein, whose protein sequence is MSAVRSLRKLGRAALLGASPRHALPDAIEHLAKAHRAHHPGADLDILRRAYVLAEYSHRGQTRKSGEPYITHPLAVTLILAELGAETTTLTASLLHDTVEDTDVTLEQVREEFGEEVSYLVDGVTKLEKVDYGAAAEPETFRKMLVATGNDVRVMSIKLADRLHNMRTLGVMRPEKQARIARVTRDVLIPLAERLGVQALKTELEDLVFAVLHPEEYARTREVIREHNAGPDPLAEIAEAVRGVLREAGIAAEVLIRPRHFLSVHRARSKRGELGPCDFGRLLILVAENADCYAVLGELHTCFTPVMSEFKDFIAVPKFNLYQSLHTAFADAEGRVAEVLVRTRRMHRVAEAGVIALGDPHHAPGEDGADGGERADPTRPGWLERLLEWQSQAPDPDTFWAELRDDLAQDREITVFCVDPDNAARTATLHLPAGATCVDAAYARYGAAGHALVGARVDGRLTTLGTVLRDGDALHLLMAPEGTSGPSPQWLEHAHTPTARIAIRTWLDTHQGDGSRTSGPFDAGDGAGADGTTDVPNAAPAPAVTAVALASAPDERHDPHGRPDLPREEPAAVAVPPGAPVRLARCCTPVPPDAVVGFAVRGGAVTAHREGCPAVARMVAAGRPTVPVRWHAGGAGCRVRLYAEALNRPHLLADLTEAIAAQGAAVVSAEVEPPREHRVRHTYTLRLEDAGELPRLMRAMRDVPGVYDVERTTRRTP, encoded by the coding sequence ATGAGTGCGGTACGGAGCCTTCGCAAGCTCGGTCGTGCGGCCCTCCTGGGCGCCTCGCCCCGCCACGCCCTCCCCGACGCCATCGAACACCTCGCCAAGGCCCATCGCGCCCACCACCCCGGCGCGGACCTCGACATCCTCCGCCGCGCCTACGTCCTGGCGGAGTACTCGCACCGCGGCCAGACGCGCAAGAGCGGCGAGCCCTACATCACGCATCCGTTGGCCGTCACCCTGATCCTGGCCGAACTCGGCGCCGAGACCACGACGCTGACGGCGTCCCTGCTCCACGACACCGTCGAGGACACCGACGTCACCCTGGAGCAGGTGCGCGAGGAGTTCGGCGAGGAGGTGAGCTACCTCGTCGACGGCGTCACCAAACTGGAGAAGGTCGACTACGGGGCGGCCGCCGAGCCGGAGACCTTCCGCAAGATGCTGGTGGCCACCGGCAACGACGTCCGTGTGATGTCCATCAAGCTCGCCGACCGGCTGCACAACATGCGCACCCTGGGCGTGATGCGGCCCGAGAAGCAGGCGCGGATCGCCCGTGTCACCCGTGACGTGCTGATCCCGCTGGCCGAGCGGTTGGGCGTGCAGGCGCTCAAGACCGAACTGGAGGACCTGGTCTTCGCCGTCCTCCACCCCGAGGAGTACGCCCGCACCCGGGAGGTGATCCGGGAGCACAACGCCGGCCCCGACCCGCTCGCCGAGATCGCCGAGGCGGTGCGGGGCGTGCTGCGGGAGGCCGGCATCGCGGCCGAGGTCCTCATCCGGCCCCGGCACTTCCTCTCCGTCCACCGGGCCCGCTCCAAACGCGGCGAGTTGGGTCCCTGCGACTTCGGACGGCTGCTGATCCTGGTCGCCGAGAACGCCGACTGCTACGCCGTCCTGGGGGAGCTGCACACCTGCTTCACCCCGGTGATGTCGGAGTTCAAGGACTTCATCGCGGTTCCCAAGTTCAACCTGTACCAGTCGCTGCACACGGCCTTCGCCGACGCCGAGGGCCGGGTGGCGGAGGTACTGGTCCGCACCCGTCGGATGCACCGCGTCGCCGAGGCCGGGGTGATCGCCCTGGGGGACCCGCACCACGCCCCGGGCGAGGACGGTGCCGACGGCGGCGAGCGCGCCGACCCCACCCGCCCCGGTTGGCTGGAGCGGCTGCTGGAGTGGCAGAGCCAGGCGCCCGATCCCGACACTTTCTGGGCCGAACTCCGCGACGACCTCGCCCAGGACCGGGAGATCACCGTCTTCTGCGTCGACCCGGACAACGCCGCCCGGACGGCCACCCTCCACCTGCCCGCGGGCGCCACCTGCGTGGACGCCGCCTACGCCCGCTACGGCGCGGCCGGGCACGCGCTGGTCGGCGCCAGGGTGGACGGCAGACTGACCACGCTGGGCACCGTGTTGCGCGACGGTGACGCCCTGCACCTGCTGATGGCGCCCGAAGGCACCTCCGGGCCCTCCCCGCAATGGTTGGAGCACGCCCACACGCCCACTGCCCGGATCGCCATCCGGACCTGGCTCGACACCCACCAGGGGGACGGGAGCCGGACTTCGGGCCCGTTCGACGCCGGCGACGGCGCCGGGGCCGACGGGACCACCGACGTCCCGAACGCCGCTCCCGCCCCTGCCGTCACCGCCGTCGCCCTCGCGTCCGCCCCGGACGAGCGCCACGACCCGCACGGGCGTCCCGACCTCCCCCGGGAGGAGCCCGCGGCCGTCGCCGTACCGCCCGGCGCCCCCGTGCGGCTGGCCCGCTGCTGCACGCCCGTGCCCCCCGACGCGGTCGTCGGCTTCGCGGTGCGCGGCGGCGCGGTGACCGCCCACCGCGAGGGCTGCCCCGCGGTGGCCCGGATGGTCGCCGCCGGACGTCCCACCGTCCCCGTGCGGTGGCATGCCGGCGGTGCCGGCTGCCGGGTGAGGCTGTACGCCGAGGCGCTCAACCGCCCCCACCTCCTCGCCGACCTCACCGAGGCCATCGCGGCGCAGGGCGCCGCCGTGGTCTCCGCCGAGGTCGAACCTCCCCGGGAACACCGGGTGCGACACACCTACACCCTGCGGTTGGAGGACGCCGGCGAGTTGCCCCGGCTGATGCGGGCCATGCGGGACGTGCCGGGCGTCTACGACGTCGAACGGACCACCCGCCGGACTCCCTGA